The following is a genomic window from Methanobrevibacter sp..
TATAAATATTTGTATTGAATTAGCTTTCCACAATTTTCTAATTTAATACATGGGAAATTTATCTGCCAAATTTTCCAAAAAACGAAATTGGTGTTTAACTCTCCTCAAACACTAAACACCAATTATTATCTCTTTTTTCAAAATTTTTCATGATCACTAAATTTTAGGTATGCCTAAAAAATTAGAAACATTTATATACTATTTGTTACAATATTTTTAAATAGCAATCAAAAGTTAGGTCTACCTAAAAATCTAATTTTTCATTGCTAGTATGGTTTATTTAAAGACCATATTACTACACTCCGATTGTTATTAAATTAGTTTAACTCTCTTTTCTAATTTAATAAAAAGCATATAACTACTCTCACGAAATTAAATATGTCTAACATATTTAATTTCACCTATCTTTAAATTTGTGGCTCTAATTTTTTTATAAACAAACCCATAAACATCACAACCAGCGGGAAAAATATCGTATAAATTACAAACAGTAATTCTGAAGAAATTATATCTCCCATGACTGTAGAACCTGCCATTAACATTATCAAACTGATTACTGGCGCCAAAATTGCGACAAACGTATAAATCAGAATAAATGAATTCAATTTTTGAGCATATTCTTTTAGTTTAATCTGCATATCAAATGAAATGTCTTTAGCAATAATCTCTAAACTGCTTGCAAGATTTCCACCAACTCTTAGGGTACCTATTATTTGATGAATTGCTCTTGTGAGGCCTTCAGATTTGACTCTGCGGGACATCTCCATCAATGAGTCTTCAGTTGATTTTCCAAACTTTATCTCTTCTAGGACTCTATTGAATTCACGGGACAGTGATCCGTAATTTGCATTTCTTATTGTTATTAGGCTGTCATGCAATCCTCGACCTGCTTTTAACTCTATGCTCATATGCCTTAAAGCATAAGGAAGTTCCTGATTTAAATCAGAATATCCTCTTTGCTCCTTGATTTGGGGATAATATAGTAAAGACATATAAATCATTAAAACCAATGTCAGATACATCCCGCTTATCTCCCAGCTTGTCAAAAATGCAAGTAAAACCAATACAGCAAACAGTAGTCCCACTACATATTTTTTTAACAGATAGTAAAGCAGTTCATCACGTATTTCATCAAGACGTGTTTCATGTTTGGCAAGTTGTGGTTCAACTTCAAAATTCAATTTTTCAAATATAGACAAATCAATTTGGCCACTTTTTGATTTTTTGGAGTGATCCGGAAGGGATAGGTTTTTGAAAAACTCAATCAGGGACAAAAATATCCCTCCAATAAGAATAAAGAAATTATTGAACATTGTCTCACCTGTTTAAGATAATTCTGTTTAAGACTTGCTTCGGATTTTTGTAATATAGCTCAATAACGCTGTTTACGCCTTCAACCGAACGGATGTTTTGATTAATCATATGTTTCAGGACAATTTTTCTGTTTTCAATTTCGCTTTTAAGCTCGGGAATTGATTTTCCGCTTAATGTGGCAATTTGCTGTAGGGTATTGCTGGTAATGCTGATGTTTTCAATTGTGTCTCTTTCAGGATTCCATTGAAAAATCTTATTTAACTGGACTGTACCTTCTTCCATTCCAACAACCTCTGCTACTTCACTCACTCTTCTAAATGAAACGCCTGAAGGGGTGTAGATTCTATTCTGCATTATTATAAAATCAATTGCCTGAATCATAATCTCGGGCACTGACATGGGGTCATTGGTCAGTCTTGTTATGGTTTCTCTGGCATCATTTGAATGCAATGTCCCAAAACCTGAATGACCTGTATTTAATGCTGTAAAAAGGGTAATTGCCTCATCTGCCCTTACCTCTCCAACTATTATTCTGTCTGGGCGTTGTCTTAGTGAATTTTTAACAAGATCATTCATTGTTAACTCTCCCTTGCCTTCAATATTGGCAGGTCTTGTTTCCATACGGATGACATGCTCGTGTGGAATTTGAAGCTCAAGTGTGTCTTCAATTGTAATGATTCTCTCATTCGGATTGATGAATGCTGAAAGTGCATTTAATGTTGTTGTCTTTCCAGAACTGGTTCCTCCAGATATTATTGCATTGGCGGATTTCACTCCAAGCCCGTCAATGCACAACCATAAAAATCCTGCAAGATCAAGTGATATTGTTTTTGAATTAATCAGGTCGATTATGGTTAATGGGTCTCGTCTGAACTTACGTATTGTCAGTGAGGGGCCGTCGGCTGAAACCGGTGGGATGGTGGCGTTGATTCTTGAGCCATCTGCCAGACGGCCGTCAAGAATCGGAGATTCCTGATCGATTCTTCTGTTAATTTGTCTTGCAATTGAATCGATTATGTCTCTTAGTTCGGATTCATCATTGAACTGGAGATTTGTTTTCATCATTCCATATTTTCTGTGATATACAAAAATGGGCTTGGATGTTCCGATTATCATGATTTCTTCCAGTTCGTCATCCTGAATAAGAGGGTCAATTTCTCCATATCCTATGATGTCCCTGAGGAACTTTCGAGATAAGCTATCTAAATATTCATTTGAGATATTATTATTTTGATTTTCTCCACTCAACCTTAAGAATAAAAAGTTCTTAATGTCATTTAATAATATCTCTTCATTTGCTTGGTAATTTTCACCAGTGGATATAGCTAAATCAACCAAGTTTTCACGTATTTCTCCTAAAAGGATTCTTTCTTCAGCAGAATAATTCTGCCTTACTACATCATATTGTGGTATTATATCATTGTTCATATTTTTCACCAATGGCGACTTTTTTTAGTTGCATATACTAATTAGTAATACTAATTTATATAGTTTTTATTACTTTTGAAAGCATTATTAGTGATATAAAACAATATTTAAACATTAAAGCAATTTTGAGGTGATTTCCATACTAGACATTGATGAAAAAATCAAATCACTTGAGGAATGTGAAAACTGCAGTGACGTTCAGATAAAAAAATTCTCTCCACTAAAAGATTTAATCGATTTTGAAACTATTGATGGGGATTATTTAAGGTGTGAATGCGGCAAAAGACCATTGGATATTGTAATGGGTCACATCCTGAAGATAATGATTGAATCAGAAATTGTTCCTGAAAAGGCGACTTTGAGAAGAAACTCCCCGGTTCCATTGTCAAACTTTTATTTCAGTAGCCTTAACCCTCAGTTCATTGGTAAAAAAACATTGATTTTGCTTCATCCGGATTTTACAAAAGAAGTGGCATTACAGCTAATCGAAGAGGTTCCTGAAGTTGCTTGTGTCTTAAAGGGAAGTCCTCAGGTTACTGTTGGTCAGGCAGATAAAGATTCTGAAATAAATCACTTTGAAATTCTTGCAGGTGACGATGCACAGACAAACGTAATGAGAACACTGCTTTCAGATAAGATAATTATTCAAAAAAACCAATCCATACATCATATCGAAGTTGCAGTAACCACCGAACAGAAACTGGTTCAACTGCACAATTATCTTGACAATAATGATATTAAAACTGGTGTGGCACTTGATGGGGTGTGTGGGCTTGGAGCAATAGGAATATACTTGCTTAAATACGGTTTTGAAAAGGTAATATTCAATGATATAAACCCTGAGATGATTGAAGCACTAAAAAATAACCTCAAAATAAATGGAATAGAAAAAAATTATGAAATATTCAACGAATCATTTGAGAATTTGGATATTGGTGATGTGGATTTATGTGTAATTGATGCATTTCCGGGAGCAGATATTTCACAAATCAAAAAGAAAGCTGAAGAGATTGCAGATAATGTGGTTATTATCTAGCTATAATCTGTTATTTAATTTTAAAATTATTTCAAACATTTTTTGAATATCTTCACTCATATTTTTTTCAATGACTTCAAATGTAGCGATATGCTTTCGATTAAGGTATTCTTGAGCAAAGCTGCGGCCCATAAAATCAATACCTTCAAAGTTCATGATAACTTTTGAAGCATTTGAATCAATATTTTTAAATAATTCTTCGATTTTTTGTCTTGATCCTAAATCTGGGCCTATTTCTTTTTCTAAATAAACTTCAATTTGATTCATATTATCAATTCATATTTTACTTGTTTTAAATATTTATAAATATCAATTTTTTTGTTTAATTTCATTCTTAAACTTACTAATGTTCCATCAATACAATCGTTAGGAATTTCTCTTGCAATAATGTTATCTTTAGTTATATGAATTAGTGCACATCCTGAAACAATCAATAATTCACCATCGCTGCCTGATGTAACAATATTTGTAGTATTATTTAATCCAGTTCCTCTTTCAACGTATCCTAATTCTTTTTTACTTGATAGTCCGTTTATTGCTTTGAGCAGTGCATCAGAATCATTTTTAATGGGATAATTAACTTTTTTTAATGAATTGGGTATGGTTATACCGTCATCTAAAAATGAGAATTCATAGTAATCTCCATCTATTCTTCCCATTACATATGCTTTCTCAAAGCATGAGTGGTCATAAATATTTGCTATTAATTCATGAAAAATAAATTTTAAAGTATTTAGATTTGATTTATTAATTTCTAATTCTTCTAAAATTTCATTTGCAACTTCTGCAGAATTGTCAGTATTAATATCAATTTTTCTTATGGAATTTATATTTTCAAAATTTAAGTTTTCATTATAGATTAATGGTAAAATTACAGTTGGACTAAAGTTACCAATGTCTATGTTCAAATCGTTCTTTTCCATATTCTCATATTCTTTAAATTCATTCAATAATATATTTTTCATCTAATCACCTAAATAAACATTTGCATATAGATTACAATTGCAGGAATAATTAGAACGCCCATCAAATGAGATTTTCCAACTCCAATGTAGTGAGGAAGCATTCCCATGGCTGTAGATGTAATTAAAGCCAGTGTCATGTAGAAAAATGGTGCCTTGTAATAAAAAATAAATATGTACAGTATGGCAATCTGAAGCAGGATTACTCCAATTGAAAGCTTTTTGTAGTCAACACCACCCATCAGTCTTGAAAAAGAGTCTCCAAGTTTCAATGACAGCACTAGGGATACTGAAACTGCAATCAGTGATGCAAAAATGAAAATTGCCAGGTGATTTAATCCCATCTCAAAAATCAGGTATGACATGTAAACAGCTATTCCGCTTCTTGGGTTTCCGATAATGTAGATTGCAATCAGTGAAAACAGACAGTCTGAAATGTTAAGACCGGAAGTTGCAAGCAGGAAGTTAACAGTATCATCATCGTCATTGTCATTTGCTCCGCTTACTGCCTGGGCAATAACTGTTCCCTGAGCCGGTCCAAAACCTGGCAGAAAACCTAGAATTGCACCGGTTATTCCTCCGGCAAAGATGCTTTTGAATTTGGGGTAATCGATGTTCAATTCATAAAATGGGTTTTGATGAGGTATTGTTGAGGAATCGTTTAAGCTGAATAAGATTGTGCTTATTCCGAACAGTCCCGAAAATGTGCACATCAGTGTGGTTCCGGAGGATATTGGGGTCTGGAAAATAATCCAGCCAAGAATTCCTGAAAGTATGAATAACAATAGTGACCATAAAAAGTCTCTTGTATTTACAGTTAGACTGTATGTCAGATAAACGGATGCAACAAGCAGGATAATCCATGTAAACGGTTTTGTCACATCATGCAGTATTGGAAGGACTATTGCAAAGATTGGAAGCATTATAATGGTTACAATAATTGCGCCAAATCCTCCAACGGAGACGATTCTGATTACTTCCTTTGACCTTCCCTGCAATACCATTCTGTGTCCCGGAAGGATTGATGTTGCAGTTCCTTCCTGTGGAACGCCTAAAAGCATTGAGGGTACAAATTCTATTAATGCATGAGCTATTGACATTGAAACCATTAAAACGCATAGAAATTCCGGTGAAACGATTGTTAAAAGGAATGTTGAGGATGCAAAAAGTATTGCACCGGCTGTATTCACATGAATGCCAGGTATCATGCCGGTTGCGGTTCCGATTAATATTCCTATAAAGCAAGCTATAACTAATTCTATCATAACTATTCATTAATCAAACTATAATTTAAAGCTTGTTTAAGTAATTAGGAAATATTGTGATGGTTTTGTAAAATTGAGGTGATTTTATTAAAATATTTAAAAATGTTCTCGATTGAATTCTAATGATTTGAGGGATATTTTGGATAATAATTTTAACAGGTCACTGCGGGGAATGTCTAACTGACTGCAGATCATATCGTCCCATTCTTCTTCTTTTTCAATGATGAATTCGGCGGTTTCAATGCCTTTTTTGGTTAAAGTGATTTTGTATGCTCTTTTGTTTGTTTCATCAATTTCTCTTTCAATCAGTCCTTTTTCTTCAAAATCCTTAAAAGCCCTTGAAACTCCACTCCTGTCCATCAGGCAGGCTTTTGCAATGTCTGACTGTGTTGTACCCAGTTCATGGTATAAAAAAAGTAGCATGTAATATTGGCTAGGCAATATGTCGGTTCCATTTTTTATATGCTTGTTTATGTAGAAATCATGTGTTTTTTTTAATGTAATCAAATGATTTACCAGAAACGGGGACTCCTTAATTATATCATCATATTCAATCATAAAAAATCACTTAGTAATATATTTCAATGTCAATAGTTAAATAGTATTTGTAACAATTTAATAACATGAATAAAAAAATCGTCATCATTTTGGCAATACTTGCAGTTTGCATCCTGCTTGCAAGCCCTGTTGTTGCCAAACAAAAAGTCAAAGTCAAAATATCCACCGATGATTGCGCAATTGATAATAAAGGATATATTGTTATTAAATTGGTTGATAAAAAAGGTAAGGAAATCAAATCCAATGGTATGATAAATTATACGATAACCGATAAAAATGGAAACTATAAATGGGTGTATAAATCATACAATAAAGGAATTCGAGTAAAATATAATGTGGGAAAATATAAGGTTAAAGTTAAATTCTTCGGTGACTCTCATTATAAAAAAGCTAAAAAAACCAAATCAATCACGGTTAAAAATAATTTCGACCCGTATACTTATTATGAAAATCACAATTGGGGTTTGAATCAGGAAGTTGATGATTATTTCGATTATAATTATTGGAATGAAGAAATTTATGATGATCCCAATGACCCTGAAAACGAGGCTTGGGATATATAGTTTAATTGGTGTGTTAAACACCAATTATTGTATTTCTCCACCAATTCCTTTTACATATTCTTCAACATATGCTTTGTCTTTTTCATCGAATAGTGTGTAATGGAAGGTGTATTCAGTTTTTGAATCATTAATGTTTGTATTGATGATTTCTGCACTGATTACAGGGTCAATATGGGTAAACATT
Proteins encoded in this region:
- a CDS encoding tripartite tricarboxylate transporter permease, with protein sequence MIELVIACFIGILIGTATGMIPGIHVNTAGAILFASSTFLLTIVSPEFLCVLMVSMSIAHALIEFVPSMLLGVPQEGTATSILPGHRMVLQGRSKEVIRIVSVGGFGAIIVTIIMLPIFAIVLPILHDVTKPFTWIILLVASVYLTYSLTVNTRDFLWSLLLFILSGILGWIIFQTPISSGTTLMCTFSGLFGISTILFSLNDSSTIPHQNPFYELNIDYPKFKSIFAGGITGAILGFLPGFGPAQGTVIAQAVSGANDNDDDDTVNFLLATSGLNISDCLFSLIAIYIIGNPRSGIAVYMSYLIFEMGLNHLAIFIFASLIAVSVSLVLSLKLGDSFSRLMGGVDYKKLSIGVILLQIAILYIFIFYYKAPFFYMTLALITSTAMGMLPHYIGVGKSHLMGVLIIPAIVIYMQMFI
- a CDS encoding MarR family winged helix-turn-helix transcriptional regulator yields the protein MIEYDDIIKESPFLVNHLITLKKTHDFYINKHIKNGTDILPSQYYMLLFLYHELGTTQSDIAKACLMDRSGVSRAFKDFEEKGLIEREIDETNKRAYKITLTKKGIETAEFIIEKEEEWDDMICSQLDIPRSDLLKLLSKISLKSLEFNREHF
- a CDS encoding methyltransferase domain-containing protein, with translation MISILDIDEKIKSLEECENCSDVQIKKFSPLKDLIDFETIDGDYLRCECGKRPLDIVMGHILKIMIESEIVPEKATLRRNSPVPLSNFYFSSLNPQFIGKKTLILLHPDFTKEVALQLIEEVPEVACVLKGSPQVTVGQADKDSEINHFEILAGDDAQTNVMRTLLSDKIIIQKNQSIHHIEVAVTTEQKLVQLHNYLDNNDIKTGVALDGVCGLGAIGIYLLKYGFEKVIFNDINPEMIEALKNNLKINGIEKNYEIFNESFENLDIGDVDLCVIDAFPGADISQIKKKAEEIADNVVII
- a CDS encoding type II secretion system F family protein, with product MFNNFFILIGGIFLSLIEFFKNLSLPDHSKKSKSGQIDLSIFEKLNFEVEPQLAKHETRLDEIRDELLYYLLKKYVVGLLFAVLVLLAFLTSWEISGMYLTLVLMIYMSLLYYPQIKEQRGYSDLNQELPYALRHMSIELKAGRGLHDSLITIRNANYGSLSREFNRVLEEIKFGKSTEDSLMEMSRRVKSEGLTRAIHQIIGTLRVGGNLASSLEIIAKDISFDMQIKLKEYAQKLNSFILIYTFVAILAPVISLIMLMAGSTVMGDIISSELLFVIYTIFFPLVVMFMGLFIKKLEPQI
- a CDS encoding CpaF family protein, producing the protein MNNDIIPQYDVVRQNYSAEERILLGEIRENLVDLAISTGENYQANEEILLNDIKNFLFLRLSGENQNNNISNEYLDSLSRKFLRDIIGYGEIDPLIQDDELEEIMIIGTSKPIFVYHRKYGMMKTNLQFNDESELRDIIDSIARQINRRIDQESPILDGRLADGSRINATIPPVSADGPSLTIRKFRRDPLTIIDLINSKTISLDLAGFLWLCIDGLGVKSANAIISGGTSSGKTTTLNALSAFINPNERIITIEDTLELQIPHEHVIRMETRPANIEGKGELTMNDLVKNSLRQRPDRIIVGEVRADEAITLFTALNTGHSGFGTLHSNDARETITRLTNDPMSVPEIMIQAIDFIIMQNRIYTPSGVSFRRVSEVAEVVGMEEGTVQLNKIFQWNPERDTIENISITSNTLQQIATLSGKSIPELKSEIENRKIVLKHMINQNIRSVEGVNSVIELYYKNPKQVLNRIILNR